A genome region from Panthera leo isolate Ple1 chromosome A2, P.leo_Ple1_pat1.1, whole genome shotgun sequence includes the following:
- the SEMA3B gene encoding semaphorin-3B isoform X2, translated as MGQAAAAAMIPGLALLWAAVLGGAAPSPPRLRLSFQELQAQHGLRTFRLERTCCYEALLVDEERGRLFVGAENRVASLSLDDISKRAKKTECMNFVKLLHAYNRTHLLACGTGAFHPTCAFVEVGHRLEEPTLRLDLRRLEDGKGKSPYDPRHRAASVLVGKELYSGVAADLMGRDFTIFRSLGQRPSLRTEPHDSRWLNEPKFVKVFWIPESENPDDDKIYFFFRESAVEASPSLGRQTVSRVGQICRNDVGGQRSLVNKWTTFLKARLVCSVPGVEGDTHFDHLQDMFLLSLRDRWSPLLYAVFSTSSTIFQGSAVCVYSMNDVRRAFLGPFAHKEGPMHQWVSYQGRVPYPRPGMCPSKTFGTFSSTKDFPDDVIQFARNHPLMYNSVLPMGGRPLFIQVDAGYTFTQITADRVAAADGHYDVLFIGTDAGTVLKVISVPKGSQPNGEGLLLEELHVFEDSSAITSMQISSKRHQLYIASRSAVAQIPLHLCAAHGRACAECCLARDPYCAWDGAACTRFQPSAKRRFRRQDVRNGDPSTLCSGDSSHPALLERKVFGVEGGSAFLECEPRSLQARVEWTFQRAGEATHTQVAMEERAERLTGGLLLRGLRRGDSGVYLCAAVEQGFSQSLRRLVLHVLSAAQAERLARTEEAVPVAPPGPRLWYRDFLQLVEPGGGGASSLRMCRLQPESRPPPPESRRKGRNRRRHAPEPRAERGPRSAAHW; from the exons ATGGGGCAGGCTGCGGCCGCCGCCATGATCCCAGgcctggccctgctctgggcAGCAGTGCTGGGGGGtgctgcccccagccctccccgcctTCGGCTCTCCTTCCAAG AGCTCCAGGCCCAGCACGGTCTCCGGACCTTCAGGCTGGAGAGGACCTGCTGCTATGAAGCTCTGCTGGTGGACGAGGAGAGAGGACGTCTGTTTGTGGGTGCCGAGAACCGCGTGGCCTCCCTCAGCCTGGACGACATCAGCAAGCGGGCCAAGAAG ACTGAGTGCATGAACTTCGTGAAGCTGCTGCATGCCTACAACCGCACCCACTTGCTGGCCTGTGGCACAGGGGCCTTCCACCCAACCTGTGCATTTGTGGAGGTGGGCCACCGGCTGGAG gagcccACGCTCCGGCTAGACCTTCGAAGGCTGGAGGACGGCAAGGGCAAGAGTCCTTATGACCCCAGGCATCGGGCTGCCTCCGTGCTGGTGG GGAAAGAACTGTACTCAGGGGTGGCCGCAGACCTCATGGGCCGGGACTTCACCATCTTCCGCAGCCTGGGCCAGCGTCCAAGTCTGCGAACAGAACCACACGATTCTCGCTGGCTCAACG AGCCCAAGTTCGTCAAGGTCTTTTGGATCCCAGAGAGCGAGAATCCTGATGATGACAAGATCTACTTCTTCTTCCGTGAGTCGGCAGTGGAGGCTTCGCCATCACTGGGACGCCAGACTGTGTCCCGGGTTGGCCAGATCTGTCGG AATGACGTGGGAGGCCAGCGAAGCCTTGTCAACAAGTGGACCACGTTCCTGAAGGCGCGTCTGGTGTGCTCAGTGCCAGGTGTCGAGGGTGACACGCACTTTGACCACCTCC AGGACATGTTCCTGCTGTCCTTGAGGGACCGCTGGAGCCCACTGCTCTACGCTGTCTTCTCCACATcgag CACCATCTTCCAGGGCTCTGCAGTGTGTGTGTACAGCATGAACGACGTGCGCCGGGCCTTCCTGGGGCCCTTTGCACACAAGGAAGGGCCCATGCACCAGTGGGTGTCCTACCAGGGCCGTGTCCCCTACCCTCGGCCTGGCATG tGTCCCAGCAAGACCTTTGGCACCTTCAGTTCTACCAAGGACTTTCCTGATGACGTCATTCAATTTGCCCGGAACCACCCCCTCATGTACAATTCGGTCCTGCCCATGGGTGGTCGCCCTCTCTTCATACAAGTGGATGCCGGGTACACCTTCACCCAGATCACTGCAGACCGTGTAGCAGCTGCTGACGGACACTACGACGTCCTCTTCATTGGCACAG ACGCTGGCACAGTGCTGAAGGTGATCTCTGTCCCCAAGGGCAGCCAGCCTAACGGGGAGGGGCTGCTCTTGGAGGAGCTGCACGTTTTTGAG GATTCATCTGCTATCACCAGCATGCAAATCTCTTCCAAGAGG CACCAGCTGTACATAGCTTCGCGGAGCGCGGTCGCCCAGATCCCGTTGCACCTCTGTGCTGCCCACGGCCGCGCCTGTGCGGAATGCTGCCTTGCGCGAGACCCTTACTGCGCCTGGGACGGGGCCGCGTGCACGCGCTTTCAGCCCAGCGCTAAAAG GCGGTTCCGGCGGCAAGACGTGAGGAATGGCGACCCCAGCACGCTGTGCTCCGGCG ACTCCTCTCATCCCGCACTGCTGGAGCGGAAGGTGTTCGGTGTGGAGGGCGGAAGCGCCTTCCTGGAGTGTGAGCCCCGCTCGCTGCAGGCGCGCGTGGAATGGACCTTCCAGCGCGCAGGGGAGGCGACCCACACCCAG GTAGCTATGGAGGAGCGCGCGGAGCGCCTTACGGGGGGACTGCTGCTGCGCGGACTGAGGCGCGGGGATTCTGGCGTGTACCTGTGCGCAGCTGTGGAGCAGGGCTTTTCGCAGTCGCTGCGTCGCCTGGTGCTACACGTGCTGAGTGCTGCGCAGGCCGAAAGGCTGGCCCGGACCGAGGAGGCTGTGCCCGTAGcccctccaggccccaggctctggtaCCGGGACTTCCTGCAGCTGGTGGAGCCGGGCGGCGGTGGCGCGAGTTCCCTGCGAATGTGTCGTCTGCAGCCCGAGTCGCGCCCACCGCCTCCCGAGTCACGGAGGAAGGGCCGAAACCGGCGAAGGCACGCCCCAGAGCCGCGTGCTGAGCGGGGGCCGCGCAGCGCAGCGCACTGGTGA
- the LSMEM2 gene encoding leucine-rich single-pass membrane protein 2 has product MPEDTQEDTLALTPSTRSRAPLAPNHIQEVRLHQVESISDLHSGGSLCPYLTEEVQPWDELLGILPPSLCDQAGCSPVHSRGGFLLLALLVFTCLALAILAVYLSVLQSESLRMLAHTLRTQEETLLRLRLASLSQLRRLNSSEAQAPS; this is encoded by the exons ATGCCTGAGGACACCCAAGAAG ACACCTTGGCACTAACACCGAGCACGAGGAGCAGGGCGCCACTGGCCCCCAACCACATACAGGAGGTGCGCCTGCACCAGGTGGAGTCCATCAGCGACCTACACAGTGGAG GTTCGCTGTGCCCCTACCTGACTGAGGAGGTGCAGCCATGGGACGAGCTGCTGGGCATCTTGCCACCGTCGCTGTGTGACCAGGCTGGCTGCAGCCCTGTGCACAGCAGGGGAGGCTTCCTGCTGCTCGCATTGCTGGTGTTCACCTGCCTGGCACTTGCCATCCTGGCTGTCTACCTGAGCG TGCTGCAGAGTGAATCCCTCCGCATGCTGGCGCACACACTGCGCACACAGGAGGAGACGCTGCTCAGACTCCGGCTTGCCAGCCTCAGCCAGCTGCGGAGGCTCAACTCCAGTGAGGCCCAAGCACCCAGCTGA
- the IFRD2 gene encoding interferon-related developmental regulator 2 isoform X1, protein MPRARKGSAPRKSGQRRGAGARSRTQADSGSSEDEAVSEARSTTSECPSLLSTAAEDSLGGDAVDEQGQQEDLEEKLKEYVDCLTDKSAKTRQGALESLRLALASRLLPDFLLERRLTLADALEKCLKKGKGEEQALAAAVLGLLCVQLGPGPKGEELFHSLQPLLVSVLSDGTACPAARLHCASALGLGCYVAAADVQDLVSCLNCLEGVFSRSYGMGGSTAPVVPASLHGVLCAALQAWALLLTVCPSTHISHILDRQLPRLPQLLSSESVNLRIAAGETIALLFELARDLEEDFIYEDMEALCNALRTLATDSSKYRAKADRRRQRSTFRAVLHFVEGGECEEESVRFGLEVLYVDSWARRRIYAAFKDVLGSGMHHHLQNNELLRDIFGLGPVLVLDATALKACKISRFEKHLYNAAAFKARTKARSRVRDKRADIL, encoded by the exons ATGCCCCGCGCCCGTAAGGGCAGCGCACCCCGCAAGAGTGGCCAGCGCCGCGGAGCCG GTGCCCGGAGCAGAACCCAAGCTGACTCAGGTTCCAGTGAGGATGAGGCAGTCAGTGAGGCCCGCAGCACCACCAGTGAATGCCCCAGCCTTCTTAGCACTGCAGCAGAAGACAGCCTTG GGGGGGATGCCGTGGATGAGCAGGGCCAGCAGGAAGACCTTGAGGAGAAGCTGAAGGAGTATGTGGACTGCCTCACAGACAAGAG TGCCAAGACCCGGCAGGGTGCTCTCGAGAGCCTTCGCCTGGCCCTGGCATCCCGCTTACTCCCTGACTTCTTGCTGGAGCGCCGCCTCACACTGGCTGATGCCTTGGAAAAGTGCCTCAAGAAAG ggaagggggaggaacaGGCCCTGGCCGCTGCCGTGCTAGGCCTGCTCTGTGTGCAGCTGGGCCCTGGACCCAAGGGCGAGGAGCTATTTCACAGCCTACAGCCCCTCCTGGTCTCTGTGCTCAGTGATGGCACAGCTTGTCCTGCTGCTCGGCTTCAC TGTGCTTCTGCTCTTGGCTTGGGGTGCTATGTGGCTGCTGCCGATGTCCAG GACCTGGTCTCTTGCCTCAACTGCTTGGAAGGTGTTTTCAGCCGGTCCTATGGAATGGGTGGCTCCACAGCCCCTGTGGTCCCTGCCAGCCTGCATGGCGTGCTCTGTGCTGCCCTGCAGGCCTGGGCATTGCTACTCACCGTCTGCCCTAGCACCCATATCAGCCACATCCTGGACAG GCAGCTGCCCCGGCTGCCCCAGCTCTTGTCCAGCGAAAGTGTGAACCTGCGAATCGCTGCCGGCGAGACCATCGCACTGCTCTTTGAGCTGGCCCGGGACCTTGAG GAGGATTTTATCTATGAGGACATGGAGGCCCTCTGCAATGCCCTGCGAACCCTGGCCACCGACAGCAGCAAGTACCGTGCCAAGGCTGACCGCCGGCGTCAGCGCTCTACTTTCCGCGCTGTGCTGCACTTTGTTGAG GGCGGTGAGTGTGAGGAAGAGTCGGTCCGCTTCGGGCTTGAGGTGCTCTATGTGGACAGCTGGGCTCGGCGCCGCATCTATGCTGCCTTCAAGGACGTGCTGGGATCAGGCATGCACCACCATCTCCAG AACAACGAGCTACTCCGTGATATCTTTGGCCTGGGTCCTGTCCTGGTGCTGGATGCCACTGCCCTGAAGGCCTGCAAGATTTCACGTTTTGAGAAG cACCTATACAACGCTGCTGCCTTCAAAGCCCGGACCAAGGCACGCAGCCGTGTGCGAGACAAGCGGGCAGACATCCTGTGA
- the SEMA3B gene encoding semaphorin-3B isoform X3 has product MGQAAAAAMIPGLALLWAAVLGGAAPSPPRLRLSFQELQAQHGLRTFRLERTCCYEALLVDEERGRLFVGAENRVASLSLDDISKRAKKLAWPAPVEWREECNWAGKDIGTECMNFVKLLHAYNRTHLLACGTGAFHPTCAFVEVGHRLEEPTLRLDLRRLEDGKGKSPYDPRHRAASVLVGKELYSGVAADLMGRDFTIFRSLGQRPSLRTEPHDSRWLNEPKFVKVFWIPESENPDDDKIYFFFRESAVEASPSLGRQTVSRVGQICRNDVGGQRSLVNKWTTFLKARLVCSVPGVEGDTHFDHLQDMFLLSLRDRWSPLLYAVFSTSSTIFQGSAVCVYSMNDVRRAFLGPFAHKEGPMHQWVSYQGRVPYPRPGMCPSKTFGTFSSTKDFPDDVIQFARNHPLMYNSVLPMGGRPLFIQVDAGYTFTQITADRVAAADGHYDVLFIGTDAGTVLKVISVPKGSQPNGEGLLLEELHVFEDSSAITSMQISSKRHQLYIASRSAVAQIPLHLCAAHGRACAECCLARDPYCAWDGAACTRFQPSAKRRFRRQDVRNGDPSTLCSGDSSHPALLERKVFGVEGGSAFLECEPRSLQARVEWTFQRAGEATHTQPESRPPPPESRRKGRNRRRHAPEPRAERGPRSAAHW; this is encoded by the exons ATGGGGCAGGCTGCGGCCGCCGCCATGATCCCAGgcctggccctgctctgggcAGCAGTGCTGGGGGGtgctgcccccagccctccccgcctTCGGCTCTCCTTCCAAG AGCTCCAGGCCCAGCACGGTCTCCGGACCTTCAGGCTGGAGAGGACCTGCTGCTATGAAGCTCTGCTGGTGGACGAGGAGAGAGGACGTCTGTTTGTGGGTGCCGAGAACCGCGTGGCCTCCCTCAGCCTGGACGACATCAGCAAGCGGGCCAAGAAG CTGGCCTGGCCGGCCCCTGTGGAATGGCGAGAGGAGTGCAACTGGGCAGGGAAGGACATTGGT ACTGAGTGCATGAACTTCGTGAAGCTGCTGCATGCCTACAACCGCACCCACTTGCTGGCCTGTGGCACAGGGGCCTTCCACCCAACCTGTGCATTTGTGGAGGTGGGCCACCGGCTGGAG gagcccACGCTCCGGCTAGACCTTCGAAGGCTGGAGGACGGCAAGGGCAAGAGTCCTTATGACCCCAGGCATCGGGCTGCCTCCGTGCTGGTGG GGAAAGAACTGTACTCAGGGGTGGCCGCAGACCTCATGGGCCGGGACTTCACCATCTTCCGCAGCCTGGGCCAGCGTCCAAGTCTGCGAACAGAACCACACGATTCTCGCTGGCTCAACG AGCCCAAGTTCGTCAAGGTCTTTTGGATCCCAGAGAGCGAGAATCCTGATGATGACAAGATCTACTTCTTCTTCCGTGAGTCGGCAGTGGAGGCTTCGCCATCACTGGGACGCCAGACTGTGTCCCGGGTTGGCCAGATCTGTCGG AATGACGTGGGAGGCCAGCGAAGCCTTGTCAACAAGTGGACCACGTTCCTGAAGGCGCGTCTGGTGTGCTCAGTGCCAGGTGTCGAGGGTGACACGCACTTTGACCACCTCC AGGACATGTTCCTGCTGTCCTTGAGGGACCGCTGGAGCCCACTGCTCTACGCTGTCTTCTCCACATcgag CACCATCTTCCAGGGCTCTGCAGTGTGTGTGTACAGCATGAACGACGTGCGCCGGGCCTTCCTGGGGCCCTTTGCACACAAGGAAGGGCCCATGCACCAGTGGGTGTCCTACCAGGGCCGTGTCCCCTACCCTCGGCCTGGCATG tGTCCCAGCAAGACCTTTGGCACCTTCAGTTCTACCAAGGACTTTCCTGATGACGTCATTCAATTTGCCCGGAACCACCCCCTCATGTACAATTCGGTCCTGCCCATGGGTGGTCGCCCTCTCTTCATACAAGTGGATGCCGGGTACACCTTCACCCAGATCACTGCAGACCGTGTAGCAGCTGCTGACGGACACTACGACGTCCTCTTCATTGGCACAG ACGCTGGCACAGTGCTGAAGGTGATCTCTGTCCCCAAGGGCAGCCAGCCTAACGGGGAGGGGCTGCTCTTGGAGGAGCTGCACGTTTTTGAG GATTCATCTGCTATCACCAGCATGCAAATCTCTTCCAAGAGG CACCAGCTGTACATAGCTTCGCGGAGCGCGGTCGCCCAGATCCCGTTGCACCTCTGTGCTGCCCACGGCCGCGCCTGTGCGGAATGCTGCCTTGCGCGAGACCCTTACTGCGCCTGGGACGGGGCCGCGTGCACGCGCTTTCAGCCCAGCGCTAAAAG GCGGTTCCGGCGGCAAGACGTGAGGAATGGCGACCCCAGCACGCTGTGCTCCGGCG ACTCCTCTCATCCCGCACTGCTGGAGCGGAAGGTGTTCGGTGTGGAGGGCGGAAGCGCCTTCCTGGAGTGTGAGCCCCGCTCGCTGCAGGCGCGCGTGGAATGGACCTTCCAGCGCGCAGGGGAGGCGACCCACACCCAG CCCGAGTCGCGCCCACCGCCTCCCGAGTCACGGAGGAAGGGCCGAAACCGGCGAAGGCACGCCCCAGAGCCGCGTGCTGAGCGGGGGCCGCGCAGCGCAGCGCACTGGTGA
- the SEMA3B gene encoding semaphorin-3B isoform X1 → MGQAAAAAMIPGLALLWAAVLGGAAPSPPRLRLSFQELQAQHGLRTFRLERTCCYEALLVDEERGRLFVGAENRVASLSLDDISKRAKKLAWPAPVEWREECNWAGKDIGTECMNFVKLLHAYNRTHLLACGTGAFHPTCAFVEVGHRLEEPTLRLDLRRLEDGKGKSPYDPRHRAASVLVGKELYSGVAADLMGRDFTIFRSLGQRPSLRTEPHDSRWLNEPKFVKVFWIPESENPDDDKIYFFFRESAVEASPSLGRQTVSRVGQICRNDVGGQRSLVNKWTTFLKARLVCSVPGVEGDTHFDHLQDMFLLSLRDRWSPLLYAVFSTSSTIFQGSAVCVYSMNDVRRAFLGPFAHKEGPMHQWVSYQGRVPYPRPGMCPSKTFGTFSSTKDFPDDVIQFARNHPLMYNSVLPMGGRPLFIQVDAGYTFTQITADRVAAADGHYDVLFIGTDAGTVLKVISVPKGSQPNGEGLLLEELHVFEDSSAITSMQISSKRHQLYIASRSAVAQIPLHLCAAHGRACAECCLARDPYCAWDGAACTRFQPSAKRRFRRQDVRNGDPSTLCSGDSSHPALLERKVFGVEGGSAFLECEPRSLQARVEWTFQRAGEATHTQVAMEERAERLTGGLLLRGLRRGDSGVYLCAAVEQGFSQSLRRLVLHVLSAAQAERLARTEEAVPVAPPGPRLWYRDFLQLVEPGGGGASSLRMCRLQPESRPPPPESRRKGRNRRRHAPEPRAERGPRSAAHW, encoded by the exons ATGGGGCAGGCTGCGGCCGCCGCCATGATCCCAGgcctggccctgctctgggcAGCAGTGCTGGGGGGtgctgcccccagccctccccgcctTCGGCTCTCCTTCCAAG AGCTCCAGGCCCAGCACGGTCTCCGGACCTTCAGGCTGGAGAGGACCTGCTGCTATGAAGCTCTGCTGGTGGACGAGGAGAGAGGACGTCTGTTTGTGGGTGCCGAGAACCGCGTGGCCTCCCTCAGCCTGGACGACATCAGCAAGCGGGCCAAGAAG CTGGCCTGGCCGGCCCCTGTGGAATGGCGAGAGGAGTGCAACTGGGCAGGGAAGGACATTGGT ACTGAGTGCATGAACTTCGTGAAGCTGCTGCATGCCTACAACCGCACCCACTTGCTGGCCTGTGGCACAGGGGCCTTCCACCCAACCTGTGCATTTGTGGAGGTGGGCCACCGGCTGGAG gagcccACGCTCCGGCTAGACCTTCGAAGGCTGGAGGACGGCAAGGGCAAGAGTCCTTATGACCCCAGGCATCGGGCTGCCTCCGTGCTGGTGG GGAAAGAACTGTACTCAGGGGTGGCCGCAGACCTCATGGGCCGGGACTTCACCATCTTCCGCAGCCTGGGCCAGCGTCCAAGTCTGCGAACAGAACCACACGATTCTCGCTGGCTCAACG AGCCCAAGTTCGTCAAGGTCTTTTGGATCCCAGAGAGCGAGAATCCTGATGATGACAAGATCTACTTCTTCTTCCGTGAGTCGGCAGTGGAGGCTTCGCCATCACTGGGACGCCAGACTGTGTCCCGGGTTGGCCAGATCTGTCGG AATGACGTGGGAGGCCAGCGAAGCCTTGTCAACAAGTGGACCACGTTCCTGAAGGCGCGTCTGGTGTGCTCAGTGCCAGGTGTCGAGGGTGACACGCACTTTGACCACCTCC AGGACATGTTCCTGCTGTCCTTGAGGGACCGCTGGAGCCCACTGCTCTACGCTGTCTTCTCCACATcgag CACCATCTTCCAGGGCTCTGCAGTGTGTGTGTACAGCATGAACGACGTGCGCCGGGCCTTCCTGGGGCCCTTTGCACACAAGGAAGGGCCCATGCACCAGTGGGTGTCCTACCAGGGCCGTGTCCCCTACCCTCGGCCTGGCATG tGTCCCAGCAAGACCTTTGGCACCTTCAGTTCTACCAAGGACTTTCCTGATGACGTCATTCAATTTGCCCGGAACCACCCCCTCATGTACAATTCGGTCCTGCCCATGGGTGGTCGCCCTCTCTTCATACAAGTGGATGCCGGGTACACCTTCACCCAGATCACTGCAGACCGTGTAGCAGCTGCTGACGGACACTACGACGTCCTCTTCATTGGCACAG ACGCTGGCACAGTGCTGAAGGTGATCTCTGTCCCCAAGGGCAGCCAGCCTAACGGGGAGGGGCTGCTCTTGGAGGAGCTGCACGTTTTTGAG GATTCATCTGCTATCACCAGCATGCAAATCTCTTCCAAGAGG CACCAGCTGTACATAGCTTCGCGGAGCGCGGTCGCCCAGATCCCGTTGCACCTCTGTGCTGCCCACGGCCGCGCCTGTGCGGAATGCTGCCTTGCGCGAGACCCTTACTGCGCCTGGGACGGGGCCGCGTGCACGCGCTTTCAGCCCAGCGCTAAAAG GCGGTTCCGGCGGCAAGACGTGAGGAATGGCGACCCCAGCACGCTGTGCTCCGGCG ACTCCTCTCATCCCGCACTGCTGGAGCGGAAGGTGTTCGGTGTGGAGGGCGGAAGCGCCTTCCTGGAGTGTGAGCCCCGCTCGCTGCAGGCGCGCGTGGAATGGACCTTCCAGCGCGCAGGGGAGGCGACCCACACCCAG GTAGCTATGGAGGAGCGCGCGGAGCGCCTTACGGGGGGACTGCTGCTGCGCGGACTGAGGCGCGGGGATTCTGGCGTGTACCTGTGCGCAGCTGTGGAGCAGGGCTTTTCGCAGTCGCTGCGTCGCCTGGTGCTACACGTGCTGAGTGCTGCGCAGGCCGAAAGGCTGGCCCGGACCGAGGAGGCTGTGCCCGTAGcccctccaggccccaggctctggtaCCGGGACTTCCTGCAGCTGGTGGAGCCGGGCGGCGGTGGCGCGAGTTCCCTGCGAATGTGTCGTCTGCAGCCCGAGTCGCGCCCACCGCCTCCCGAGTCACGGAGGAAGGGCCGAAACCGGCGAAGGCACGCCCCAGAGCCGCGTGCTGAGCGGGGGCCGCGCAGCGCAGCGCACTGGTGA
- the IFRD2 gene encoding interferon-related developmental regulator 2 isoform X2, protein MPRARKGSAPRKSGQRRGAGARSRTQADSGSSEDEAVSEARSTTSECPSLLSTAAEDSLGGDAVDEQGQQEDLEEKLKEYVDCLTDKSAKTRQGALESLRLALASRLLPDFLLERRLTLADALEKCLKKGKGEEQALAAAVLGLLCVQLGPGPKGEELFHSLQPLLVSVLSDGTACPAARLHCASALGLGCYVAAADVQDLVSCLNCLEGVFSRSYGMGGSTAPVVPASLHGVLCAALQAWALLLTVCPSTHISHILDRRILSMRTWRPSAMPCEPWPPTAASTVPRLTAGVSALLSALCCTLLRAVSVRKSRSASGLRCSMWTAGLGAASMLPSRTCWDQACTTISRTTSYSVISLAWVLSWCWMPLP, encoded by the exons ATGCCCCGCGCCCGTAAGGGCAGCGCACCCCGCAAGAGTGGCCAGCGCCGCGGAGCCG GTGCCCGGAGCAGAACCCAAGCTGACTCAGGTTCCAGTGAGGATGAGGCAGTCAGTGAGGCCCGCAGCACCACCAGTGAATGCCCCAGCCTTCTTAGCACTGCAGCAGAAGACAGCCTTG GGGGGGATGCCGTGGATGAGCAGGGCCAGCAGGAAGACCTTGAGGAGAAGCTGAAGGAGTATGTGGACTGCCTCACAGACAAGAG TGCCAAGACCCGGCAGGGTGCTCTCGAGAGCCTTCGCCTGGCCCTGGCATCCCGCTTACTCCCTGACTTCTTGCTGGAGCGCCGCCTCACACTGGCTGATGCCTTGGAAAAGTGCCTCAAGAAAG ggaagggggaggaacaGGCCCTGGCCGCTGCCGTGCTAGGCCTGCTCTGTGTGCAGCTGGGCCCTGGACCCAAGGGCGAGGAGCTATTTCACAGCCTACAGCCCCTCCTGGTCTCTGTGCTCAGTGATGGCACAGCTTGTCCTGCTGCTCGGCTTCAC TGTGCTTCTGCTCTTGGCTTGGGGTGCTATGTGGCTGCTGCCGATGTCCAG GACCTGGTCTCTTGCCTCAACTGCTTGGAAGGTGTTTTCAGCCGGTCCTATGGAATGGGTGGCTCCACAGCCCCTGTGGTCCCTGCCAGCCTGCATGGCGTGCTCTGTGCTGCCCTGCAGGCCTGGGCATTGCTACTCACCGTCTGCCCTAGCACCCATATCAGCCACATCCTGGACAG GAGGATTTTATCTATGAGGACATGGAGGCCCTCTGCAATGCCCTGCGAACCCTGGCCACCGACAGCAGCAAGTACCGTGCCAAGGCTGACCGCCGGCGTCAGCGCTCTACTTTCCGCGCTGTGCTGCACTTTGTTGAG GGCGGTGAGTGTGAGGAAGAGTCGGTCCGCTTCGGGCTTGAGGTGCTCTATGTGGACAGCTGGGCTCGGCGCCGCATCTATGCTGCCTTCAAGGACGTGCTGGGATCAGGCATGCACCACCATCTCCAG AACAACGAGCTACTCCGTGATATCTTTGGCCTGGGTCCTGTCCTGGTGCTGGATGCCACTGCCCTGA